A single genomic interval of Musa acuminata AAA Group cultivar baxijiao chromosome BXJ3-4, Cavendish_Baxijiao_AAA, whole genome shotgun sequence harbors:
- the LOC135635453 gene encoding zinc finger protein GAI-ASSOCIATED FACTOR 1-like, whose protein sequence is MMELESPSSMTASNSGFGEASISCFGQLRPTPLPLVVVKKKRNLAGIQDPEVEVVARSPKTLLATNRFVCEVCSKGFPRDQNLELHRKGHHDPSRRSATSSAPRSTSAESTGRRKWKFDRCSKKYAVQSDWKAHAKVCGTREYRCDCGALFSRRKSFIPHRAFCDALAGERMKTNDLSNTNPKPRSGSR, encoded by the exons ATGATGGAATTGGAGAGTCCATCCTCCATGACAGCCTCCAACTCTGGTTTCGGCGAGGCCAGCATCTCCTGCTTTGGCCAACTCCGGCCGACACCGCTGCCGCTTGTGGTGGTCAAGAAAAAGAGGAACCTTGCAGGAATTCAAG ATCCGGAGGTGGAGGTGGTGGCGCGGTCGCCGAAGACGCTGCTGGCGACCAATCGGTTCGTGTGCGAGGTCTGCAGCAAGGGGTTCCCGCGGGACCAGAACCTGGAACTGCACCGCAAGGGGCACCACGACCCGTCGCGGCGCTCGGCGACCTCATCGGCACCAAGAAGCACTTCTGCCGAAAGCACGGGGAGAAGGAAGTGGAAGTTCGACAGGTGCTCCAAGAAGTACGCCGTGCAGTCCGACTGGAAGGCCCACGCCAAGGTCTGCGGCACCCGCGAATACCGCTGCGACTGCGGCGCCCTCTTCTCGCG GAGGAAAAGCTTCATCCCCCATAGAGCATTCTGCGATGCGCTGGCGGGCGAGAGAATGAAGACGAATGATCTGTCAAACACTAATCCAAAGCCGCGCAGCGGCAGCAGATGA
- the LOC103980174 gene encoding scarecrow-like protein 15 isoform X1 gives MKHSKPLTDPPQQQQQPAAHRHFALVSKPLLDSSTHVDTNNNAFAPSLFYEPTSVLDAHLSSSPATAPAPAGAGDLPLLSWAGGGGGGSDAHYQHHHHLPASDDWDSASWFLSERYDLSPFPDDTNHPFLDSSFDVHFDPFAATAADPIPSPAPSFDRSQLDSLIRAAHCVESRDFATAHVILSRLNHHIPSAAVSSFHRALSLFKEALLALLRPSTAEPPLSAAELVRHIAAHKAFADLSPVPHFGTFTVTQTLIEALDGGTRSIHLIDFDLGLGGQWSSFAQELAARCRASRSSPPAVRITAVVAEESGETALAAENLRDFARSLSISFAVNFVRIGGLGTLALSGIRLAGAGEPTAVVLTPSVFRILGRDAAPESTASLLRFIRRASPRVVLFVDAEGGSAGSAVGPHPAPSLRRTVAAGVEHFAAVLESVEATAAATGAGEEAVRRIERAVVRPLVVGTVGGWAGRPGPWREVFAGAGWSPAPFSESTESQAEWLVLRAPVEGYRVSRMDGALVLSWRGRELSSTSAWRC, from the coding sequence ATGAAGCACTCGAAGCCACTCACCGACCCCccacagcaacagcagcagcccgCAGCCCATCGCCACTTCGCTTTGGTTTCCAAACCCCTCCTTGACTCCTCTACCCACGTCGACACTAACAACAACGCCTTTGCGCCCAGTCTCTTCTACGAGCCCACCTCCGTCCTCGACGCCCACCTCAGCTCCAGCCCCGCAACCGCCCCCGCTCCGGCCGGAGCCGGCGACCTCCCCCTCCTTTCCTGggctggcggcggcggcggcggcagcgacgCCCACTACCAACATCACCACCACCTCCCCGCCTCCGACGACTGGGACAGTGCCTCCTGGTTCCTTTCCGAAAGGTACGACCTTTCCCCCTTTCCCGACGACACCAACCACCCCTTCCTTGACTCCTCCTTCGATGTCCACTTCGATCCTttcgctgccacagccgccgatcCCATCCCCTCGCCCGCCCCCTCCTTCGACCGCTCCCAGCTTGACTCGCTCATCCGCGCCGCCCATTGTGTGGAATCCAGGGACTTTGCCACGGCACACGTGATATTGTCGCGGCTCAATCACCACATCCCCTCGGCCGCGGTCTCCTCGTTCCATAGAGCCCTCTCTCTCTTCAAGGAGGCGCTCTTGGCCTTGCTCCGCCCCTCCACCGCCGAGCCCCCGCTATCCGCCGCCGAGCTCGTACGCCATATCGCCGCCCACAAGGCCTTCGCGGACCTCTCCCCTGTCCCCCACTTCGGCACCTTCACCGTCACCCAGACCCTGATCGAGGCGCTCGACGGCGGCACCCGATCCATCCACCTCATTGACTTCGACCTCGGCCTCGGCGGCCAGTGGTCGTCCTTCGCGCAGGAGCTCGCGGCGCGGTGCCGCGCATCTCGCTCCTCTCCGCCGGCCGTGCGGATCACTGCTGTCGTCGCGGAGGAGTCCGGGGAGACAGCCCTAGCCGCGGAGAACCTCCGCGACTTCGCCCGCAGCCTCAGCATCAGCTTCGCCGTTAACTTCGTGCGCATTGGCGGCCTCGGGACTCTCGCCCTCAGCGGGATCCGCCTCGCCGGCGCCGGGGAGCCGACGGCCGTCGTCCTCACGCCCTCCGTCTTCCGCATCCTCGGCCGCGACGCCGCGCCGGAGTCCACCGCCTCCCTCCTCCGTTTCATCCGCCGGGCTTCCCCGCGGGTGGTTTTGTTCGTCGACGCGGAGGGCGGCTCCGCTGGGTCTGCCGTCGGCCCCCACCCCGCACCATCGCTGCGGCGGACCGTGGCGGCCGGGGTGGAGCACTTCGCGGCAGTTCTGGAGTCGGTGGAGGCGACTGCGGCGGCGACAGGGGCCGGGGAGGAGGCCGTCCGGCGGATCGAGCGGGCGGTGGTCCGTCCGTTAGTGGTGGGCACGGTGGGGGGATGGGCGGGGCGGCCGGGCCCGTGGCGGGAGGTGTTCGCCGGGGCGGGGTGGTCGCCCGCCCCCTTCAGCGAGTCCACCGAGTCGCAGGCCGAGTGGCTCGTCCTGCGGGCCCCCGTCGAAGGCTATCGTGTGTCGAGGATGGACGGGGCCCTCGtgttgagctggagggggagagagCTGTCCTCCACGTCAGCATGGAGGTGCTGA
- the LOC135634813 gene encoding uncharacterized protein LOC135634813, which yields MGGGDSNINGDGSSSSSGEEDGDAAWKAAINSVATVGFGLSASNGRPKPDPTAVDSSEDDDDDATAQLHQQGRWQAPKLKLYQIKAQKILDDLLDRSLMMVRNPIPSIDEFPQSEEAGIRLFSNSPAGIILDPVDEHPIPRTKPRILPGEEINEKSKKFKSQIRSVVLNGNDILATAAEACERALARSEAKEAAAKAAAKREEERVSELKKARGEKWLPSVAKYMQA from the exons ATGGGCGGCGGCGACTCGAATATCAACGgcgacggcagcagcagcagcagcggggaAGAGGACGGGGACGCTGCCTGGAAGGCGGCCATCAACTCCGTAGCCACCGTCGGTTTCGGCCTCTCGGCCTCCAATGGCCGCCCAAAGCCCGACCCGACCGCGGTCGATTCGTCCGAGGACGATGACGacgatgccaccgcccaacttCACCAACAGGGGCGGTGGCAGGCACCTAAGCTAAAGCTCTATCAGATCAAG GCACAAAAGATTTTGGATGACCTGTTGGATAGAAGCCTCATGATGGTCAGAAATCCCATCCCTTCCATTGATGAATTTCCACAATCCGAAGAAGCTGGAATTCGATTATTCAGCAACTCGCCTGCTGGCATAATATTGGATCCTGTTG ATGAACATCCAATACCACGTACGAAACCCAGAATTCTACCAGGAGAAGAAATCAACGAGAAATCAAAGAAG TTCAAAAGCCAAATCAGGTCTGTTGTTCTCAATGGCAACGATATCCTGGCCACTGCAGCAGAAGCATGCGAGAGAGCGTTGGCCAGATCTGAAGCTAAAGAAGCTGCAGCAAAGGCAGCAGCCAAGAGAGAGGAAGAAAGGGTTTCAGAACTGAAGAAGGCTAGGGGAGAGAAATGGCTTCCTTCTGTTGCAAAATATATGCAG GCTTGA
- the LOC135634589 gene encoding adenylyl-sulfate kinase 3-like, which yields MIALPAAPPLSTRLGFRGALVTVGRLGGRRSGGVESARLGSLLPRMEAASPWDEPNAGFIRRESELAADSAKQRCGSSAAGASSQFLSTVGKSTNIVWHECPVGKLERQKLLSQKGCVIWITGLSGSGKSTLACALSRELHYKGYLTYVLDGDNIRHGLNHDLSFNGEDRAENIRRIGEVAKLFADAGVICIASLISPFRKERDACRAMLPDSSFIEVFLNIPLEVCEARDPKGLYKLAQAGQIKGFTGIDDPYEPPLDCEIVIQQKGGQCPTPKVMAEQVISFLDKKGFLQA from the exons ATGATCGCGCTTCCAGCGGCGCCGCCGCTGTCCACGAGGCTAGGATTTCGTGGTGCGCTGGTTACGGTCGGGAGGTTGGGCGGGCGACGGAGCGGTGGAGTGGAGTCGGCGAGATTAGGGTCCCTGCTGCCTCGGATGGAAGCGGCCTCTCCCTGGGATGAGCCGAATGCCGGGTTCATACGGCGGGAGAGCGAGCTTGCTGCTGACTCAGCGAAGCAGCGCTGTGGATCCTCTGCTGCTG GAGCATCAAGCCAATTTTTGTCAACTGTTGGGAAGTCAACAAACATCGTATGGCATGAATGTCCGGTTGGAAAACTTGAAAGGCAAAAGTTACTCAGCCAAAAGGGATGTGTCATATGGATCACAGGACTCAGTGGTTCAG GTAAAAGCACTCTTGCATGTGCTCTGAGTCGAGAGTTGCACTACAAAGGGTATCTCACTTACGTCCTTGATGGTGACAATATTAGACATggcctgaatcatgatcttagttTCAACGGAGAAGATCGTGCTGAAAACATACGCAGAATTG GAGAAGTAGCAAAACTATTCGCAGATGCTGGTGTTATTTGTATAGCTAGTTTAATCTCTCCATTCAGGAAGGAAAGAGATGCTTGCCGTGCAATGCTGCCTGATTCTTCATTTATTGAA GTTTTTCTTAATATTCCTTTGGAGGTCTGTGAAGCAAGAGATCCAAAAGGTTTATACAAGCTTGCACAAGCAGGACAGATAAAAG GTTTTACTGGGATAGATGATCCATATGAACCACCCTTGGATTGTGAG ATAGTAATACAACAGAAAGGTGGCCAGTGCCCTACTCCAAAAGTTATGGCTGAACAAGTCATATCCTTCCTAGACAAGAAAGGATTTCTGCAGGCTTAG
- the LOC103980174 gene encoding scarecrow-like protein 15 isoform X2, with the protein MKHSKPLTDPPQQQQQPAAHRHFALVSKPLLDSSTHVDTNNNAFAPSLFYEPTSVLDAHLSSSPATAPAPAGAGDLPLLSWAGGGGGGSDAHYQHHHHLPASDDWDSASWFLSERDFATAHVILSRLNHHIPSAAVSSFHRALSLFKEALLALLRPSTAEPPLSAAELVRHIAAHKAFADLSPVPHFGTFTVTQTLIEALDGGTRSIHLIDFDLGLGGQWSSFAQELAARCRASRSSPPAVRITAVVAEESGETALAAENLRDFARSLSISFAVNFVRIGGLGTLALSGIRLAGAGEPTAVVLTPSVFRILGRDAAPESTASLLRFIRRASPRVVLFVDAEGGSAGSAVGPHPAPSLRRTVAAGVEHFAAVLESVEATAAATGAGEEAVRRIERAVVRPLVVGTVGGWAGRPGPWREVFAGAGWSPAPFSESTESQAEWLVLRAPVEGYRVSRMDGALVLSWRGRELSSTSAWRC; encoded by the exons ATGAAGCACTCGAAGCCACTCACCGACCCCccacagcaacagcagcagcccgCAGCCCATCGCCACTTCGCTTTGGTTTCCAAACCCCTCCTTGACTCCTCTACCCACGTCGACACTAACAACAACGCCTTTGCGCCCAGTCTCTTCTACGAGCCCACCTCCGTCCTCGACGCCCACCTCAGCTCCAGCCCCGCAACCGCCCCCGCTCCGGCCGGAGCCGGCGACCTCCCCCTCCTTTCCTGggctggcggcggcggcggcggcagcgacgCCCACTACCAACATCACCACCACCTCCCCGCCTCCGACGACTGGGACAGTGCCTCCTGGTTCCTTTCCGAAAG GGACTTTGCCACGGCACACGTGATATTGTCGCGGCTCAATCACCACATCCCCTCGGCCGCGGTCTCCTCGTTCCATAGAGCCCTCTCTCTCTTCAAGGAGGCGCTCTTGGCCTTGCTCCGCCCCTCCACCGCCGAGCCCCCGCTATCCGCCGCCGAGCTCGTACGCCATATCGCCGCCCACAAGGCCTTCGCGGACCTCTCCCCTGTCCCCCACTTCGGCACCTTCACCGTCACCCAGACCCTGATCGAGGCGCTCGACGGCGGCACCCGATCCATCCACCTCATTGACTTCGACCTCGGCCTCGGCGGCCAGTGGTCGTCCTTCGCGCAGGAGCTCGCGGCGCGGTGCCGCGCATCTCGCTCCTCTCCGCCGGCCGTGCGGATCACTGCTGTCGTCGCGGAGGAGTCCGGGGAGACAGCCCTAGCCGCGGAGAACCTCCGCGACTTCGCCCGCAGCCTCAGCATCAGCTTCGCCGTTAACTTCGTGCGCATTGGCGGCCTCGGGACTCTCGCCCTCAGCGGGATCCGCCTCGCCGGCGCCGGGGAGCCGACGGCCGTCGTCCTCACGCCCTCCGTCTTCCGCATCCTCGGCCGCGACGCCGCGCCGGAGTCCACCGCCTCCCTCCTCCGTTTCATCCGCCGGGCTTCCCCGCGGGTGGTTTTGTTCGTCGACGCGGAGGGCGGCTCCGCTGGGTCTGCCGTCGGCCCCCACCCCGCACCATCGCTGCGGCGGACCGTGGCGGCCGGGGTGGAGCACTTCGCGGCAGTTCTGGAGTCGGTGGAGGCGACTGCGGCGGCGACAGGGGCCGGGGAGGAGGCCGTCCGGCGGATCGAGCGGGCGGTGGTCCGTCCGTTAGTGGTGGGCACGGTGGGGGGATGGGCGGGGCGGCCGGGCCCGTGGCGGGAGGTGTTCGCCGGGGCGGGGTGGTCGCCCGCCCCCTTCAGCGAGTCCACCGAGTCGCAGGCCGAGTGGCTCGTCCTGCGGGCCCCCGTCGAAGGCTATCGTGTGTCGAGGATGGACGGGGCCCTCGtgttgagctggagggggagagagCTGTCCTCCACGTCAGCATGGAGGTGCTGA